The Cellulomonas sp. P24 genome contains a region encoding:
- a CDS encoding ABC transporter ATP-binding protein, whose product MATQGTTDPVIEFRSVRKEYPDGTIAVGDLDLEVRPHELLALVGPSGCGKSTTLRMVNRLIEPTSGQVLLEGEDVTTVDPVALRRRIGYVIQHVGLFPHRTVSQNVATVPQLLGWDRRRTRERVGELLELVGLQPSTYARRYPHELSGGERQRVGVARALATDPPVLLMDEPFGAVDPEGRRRLQTEFRRIQQDLGTAVMLVTHDIDEAVHLGDRIAVFSPGGVVEQLDVPVTLLSRPANATVEAFIGTGRAVRLLGLGQLQLEDVVTIEGGAESADPDMTSGVSVELGATLDETLSALAAAGRDRVGVTRSGTLVGHVTAAGLLAALHRLSDGDLTVGSGR is encoded by the coding sequence ATGGCGACCCAGGGCACGACGGACCCGGTCATCGAGTTCCGGTCGGTCCGCAAGGAGTACCCGGACGGCACGATCGCGGTGGGCGACCTCGACCTGGAGGTGCGCCCGCACGAGCTTCTCGCGCTGGTCGGGCCGTCGGGCTGCGGCAAGTCGACGACCCTGCGCATGGTGAACCGGCTGATCGAGCCGACGTCGGGGCAGGTCCTCCTGGAGGGCGAGGACGTCACGACGGTCGACCCGGTGGCGCTCCGGCGCCGGATCGGCTACGTCATCCAGCACGTCGGCCTGTTCCCGCACCGCACCGTGAGCCAGAACGTGGCCACGGTCCCACAGCTGCTCGGCTGGGACCGCCGTCGCACCCGGGAGCGGGTGGGCGAGCTGCTCGAGCTCGTCGGCCTGCAGCCGTCCACCTACGCGCGGCGCTACCCCCACGAGCTCTCCGGTGGCGAGCGGCAGCGCGTCGGGGTGGCGCGCGCCCTGGCCACCGATCCGCCGGTGCTGCTGATGGACGAGCCCTTCGGTGCCGTCGACCCGGAGGGCCGTCGGCGGTTGCAGACCGAGTTCCGCCGGATCCAGCAGGACCTCGGGACGGCGGTGATGCTCGTCACCCACGACATCGACGAGGCCGTGCACCTCGGGGACCGGATCGCCGTGTTCAGCCCGGGTGGGGTGGTCGAGCAGCTCGACGTCCCCGTCACGCTGCTCTCCCGGCCGGCCAACGCGACCGTCGAGGCGTTCATCGGCACCGGGCGCGCGGTCCGTCTTCTCGGACTCGGACAGCTGCAGCTCGAGGACGTCGTGACGATCGAGGGGGGCGCCGAGTCCGCCGACCCGGATATGACGTCAGGGGTCTCCGTCGAGCTCGGTGCGACGCTCGACGAGACGCTCTCGGCCCTGGCCGCCGCAGGGCGTGACCGGGTCGGGGTGACGCGGTCCGGGACGCTCGTCGGGCACGTCACCGCCGCCGGGTTGCTCGCGGCGCTGCACCGGCTGTCGGACGGCGATCTCACGGTCGGGTCCGGCCGGTGA
- a CDS encoding ABC transporter permease, with translation MRVDPPANPWLSWTYVQDNSAEIARYLVQHTTLTVQALLVALAVAVPLAAIAHLRPRLAGLVLGTSGVLYTIPSLALFAIVYPYLRDRRTTVLTGLVLYALLLIVRNTLVGLRGVDPDVRDAARGLGYGRWRLLLTVELPNALPSVMTGLRLASASTVALVTVGVVIGYGGLGQLMFRGFSSGYHAQIMTATLLCLAVALVLDVALTLVGRLLTPWARSAASV, from the coding sequence ATGAGAGTCGACCCGCCCGCCAACCCGTGGCTGTCGTGGACCTACGTGCAGGACAACTCCGCGGAGATCGCGCGGTACCTCGTCCAGCACACCACGCTGACCGTGCAGGCCCTCCTGGTCGCGCTCGCTGTCGCGGTGCCGCTCGCGGCGATCGCCCACCTGCGCCCACGCCTCGCCGGGCTCGTCCTCGGGACCTCCGGGGTCCTCTACACGATCCCCTCGCTCGCGCTGTTCGCGATCGTCTACCCGTACCTGCGCGACCGCCGCACGACCGTCCTCACCGGACTCGTGCTGTACGCGCTGCTGCTGATCGTGCGGAACACCCTGGTGGGGCTGCGCGGCGTCGACCCGGACGTGCGCGACGCCGCACGGGGGCTCGGGTACGGACGATGGCGGCTGCTGCTCACCGTCGAGCTGCCGAACGCGCTGCCCAGCGTGATGACGGGCCTCCGGCTCGCATCGGCGAGCACGGTCGCGCTCGTCACCGTCGGCGTGGTGATCGGGTACGGGGGGCTCGGCCAGCTCATGTTCCGCGGCTTCTCGAGCGGGTACCACGCCCAGATCATGACGGCGACGCTGCTGTGCCTGGCCGTCGCGCTCGTCCTCGACGTCGCCCTGACCCTCGTCGGGCGCCTCCTGACGCCCTGGGCGAGATCGGCCGCCTCGGTATGA
- a CDS encoding ABC transporter permease, whose protein sequence is MSYLQLALAWLNDPLNWSGSGGIVALTVEHLTMSVLAVALAAVVALPVGIGLGHSGRAARVGTATVMTTNVSRALPTFALLTIFASTGIGFGDRPTVLAAAVFALPVILATAYSGIRGVDADVRDAASGMGMSGLRILVQVEIPLAGPMIAAGLRTAAVQVVATIPLAALVGGGGLGRIVVEGFGTQRYGQVIAGGALVATLCLLVEGILAVGQRVLTPRAVRSLQAG, encoded by the coding sequence ATGAGCTACCTCCAGCTCGCGCTCGCGTGGCTCAACGACCCGCTCAACTGGTCGGGGTCCGGTGGCATCGTCGCGCTGACGGTCGAGCACCTGACGATGTCCGTCCTGGCTGTGGCGCTGGCTGCGGTCGTGGCGCTCCCGGTGGGCATCGGGCTCGGGCACAGCGGTCGTGCGGCGCGGGTCGGGACGGCGACCGTGATGACCACGAACGTCTCACGCGCGCTGCCGACGTTCGCCCTGCTGACGATCTTCGCGTCCACCGGCATCGGCTTCGGCGACCGTCCGACCGTCCTCGCGGCGGCGGTCTTCGCCCTGCCCGTGATCCTCGCGACCGCCTACTCCGGGATCCGCGGGGTCGACGCCGACGTCCGGGACGCCGCCAGCGGGATGGGGATGTCCGGCCTCCGCATCCTGGTGCAGGTGGAGATCCCGTTGGCCGGTCCGATGATCGCCGCGGGCCTGCGGACGGCGGCCGTCCAGGTGGTCGCGACCATCCCGCTCGCGGCTCTCGTCGGCGGAGGAGGGCTGGGGCGCATCGTCGTCGAGGGCTTCGGCACCCAGCGGTACGGGCAGGTCATCGCCGGCGGCGCGCTGGTCGCGACGCTCTGCCTCCTCGTCGAGGGAATTCTCGCGGTCGGTCAGCGGGTTCTCACCCCACGAGCAGTGCGATCGCTGCAAGCCGGATGA
- a CDS encoding glycine betaine ABC transporter substrate-binding protein, with protein MRSHRATLTTAATTLAAVALLVSGCGAPGSSGTTTPAATSAASSGLPTCAPVAGDTFVALTDDKHLQNPDNIIPAINAAAASADPELTTLLDSVSAVLDTPTLVGLNKSVDVDRKTSVQVAKAFVADKGLAASDKVGAGKKVVVGAPNFSEGATLANIYADVLASAGYDATTQDVGNRELYLTDLESGAITVVPEYVSTLTEFLNTKKNGANAPAVATPDLTATVAKLTELGSGVGLSFGTPAAAQDQNAFAVTTAFADKYKVKTLSQLASACGGIILGGPPECPDRTFCEVGLKSTYGLDITEFTSLDAGGNLTKDALRQGKITLGLIFSSDASLAS; from the coding sequence ATGCGTTCACACCGCGCCACCCTGACCACGGCAGCGACCACTCTGGCCGCCGTCGCCCTCCTCGTCTCCGGGTGCGGAGCGCCAGGATCCTCGGGAACCACCACCCCGGCCGCGACGTCCGCGGCGTCCTCCGGGCTCCCGACCTGCGCGCCCGTCGCGGGCGACACGTTCGTCGCCCTGACCGATGACAAGCACTTGCAGAACCCGGACAACATCATCCCGGCGATCAACGCCGCGGCCGCCTCGGCCGACCCGGAGCTCACGACGCTGCTCGACTCGGTCTCGGCGGTGCTCGACACCCCGACCCTCGTCGGCCTGAACAAGTCGGTCGACGTCGACCGCAAGACCTCCGTCCAGGTGGCGAAGGCGTTCGTGGCCGACAAGGGACTCGCAGCCTCCGACAAGGTCGGTGCCGGCAAGAAGGTCGTCGTCGGCGCACCGAACTTCTCCGAGGGCGCGACCCTGGCGAACATCTACGCCGACGTCCTCGCGAGCGCCGGGTACGACGCGACCACCCAGGACGTCGGCAACCGTGAGCTGTACCTGACGGACCTCGAGTCCGGTGCGATCACCGTCGTCCCCGAGTACGTGAGCACGCTCACCGAGTTCCTCAACACCAAGAAGAACGGCGCCAACGCCCCCGCGGTGGCCACGCCGGACCTGACGGCCACCGTCGCGAAGCTCACCGAGCTCGGCTCCGGCGTCGGCCTCAGCTTCGGGACGCCCGCCGCCGCGCAGGACCAGAACGCGTTCGCGGTCACCACGGCCTTCGCCGACAAGTACAAGGTGAAGACGTTGTCCCAGCTCGCCTCGGCCTGCGGCGGGATCATCCTCGGCGGCCCGCCGGAGTGCCCGGACCGCACGTTCTGCGAGGTCGGTCTGAAGTCGACGTACGGCCTGGACATCACCGAGTTCACGTCGCTCGACGCCGGCGGCAACCTCACCAAGGACGCGCTCCGCCAGGGCAAGATCACCCTCGGTCTGATCTTCTCGAGCGACGCCTCGCTCGCGTCCTGA
- a CDS encoding NAD(P)/FAD-dependent oxidoreductase, translating to MSENAEQVVDVVVVGAGAVGENAADRAGRHGLQVAVIEGELAGGECSYWACMPSKALLRPGAVLAAARSVPGAGEAVTGRVDVAATLARRDVVTSHWSDDGQVDWLTGAGIALVRGHARFTGPRELEVEGPDGTTTRVVARRAVVLATGSDPVVPPIPGLAESSPWTSREATSVEAVPASLVILGGGVVAVEMAVAYTDLGSAVTVLVRGDRLLPRAEPFAAQEVADGLRDLGIDLRLGTRATTVRRDGDGVHLVLDDASELHATEVLVATGREPRTTDLGLETIGLLPGAPVAVDDALQVTAVADGWLFAVGDVTGRTATTHQGKYDARVAGDVIAARFAADPGSEGEERAREERSATAWSRYRATADAGAVPQVVFSRPEVAWVGLTEAEARRRGHDVRTVRYATGSVAGAYVAAVGYVGTAQLVLDDAVGTVLGATFTGQDAAELVHAATIAVTAAVPIDRLWHAVPAYPTVSEVWLRLLEAAGC from the coding sequence ATGAGCGAGAACGCCGAACAGGTCGTTGACGTCGTCGTGGTGGGAGCGGGTGCCGTCGGCGAGAACGCCGCCGACCGCGCAGGTCGCCACGGATTACAGGTCGCCGTGATCGAGGGGGAGCTCGCCGGCGGTGAGTGCTCCTACTGGGCATGCATGCCCTCCAAGGCCCTCCTGCGGCCAGGAGCGGTGCTGGCAGCCGCCCGGTCGGTGCCGGGCGCGGGAGAGGCCGTCACCGGCCGGGTGGACGTCGCAGCGACTCTGGCGCGACGGGACGTGGTGACGTCGCACTGGTCCGACGACGGTCAGGTCGACTGGCTCACCGGCGCCGGTATCGCCCTCGTGCGCGGTCATGCCCGCTTCACAGGACCACGTGAGCTCGAGGTCGAGGGACCCGACGGCACGACGACCCGCGTGGTGGCCCGTCGCGCGGTCGTCCTGGCGACCGGCAGCGACCCCGTCGTGCCCCCGATCCCCGGACTCGCGGAGTCCTCCCCGTGGACGAGCCGCGAGGCGACCTCGGTCGAGGCCGTGCCGGCGTCGCTCGTGATCCTCGGCGGCGGCGTGGTCGCCGTCGAGATGGCCGTCGCCTACACCGACCTGGGCAGTGCGGTCACGGTCCTCGTCCGCGGTGACCGGTTGCTGCCCCGCGCGGAGCCGTTCGCCGCGCAGGAGGTCGCCGACGGGCTCCGGGACCTCGGCATCGACCTCCGGCTCGGCACGCGGGCGACGACGGTGCGGCGCGACGGCGACGGCGTGCACCTGGTCCTCGACGACGCAAGCGAGCTGCACGCGACCGAGGTCCTCGTCGCGACCGGTCGCGAGCCACGGACCACCGACCTCGGCCTGGAGACGATCGGGCTGCTCCCCGGCGCTCCTGTTGCGGTCGACGATGCGCTGCAGGTGACCGCGGTGGCCGACGGGTGGCTGTTCGCCGTGGGGGACGTGACCGGGCGCACCGCGACGACCCACCAGGGGAAGTACGACGCCCGGGTCGCCGGTGACGTGATTGCGGCCCGGTTCGCGGCGGACCCCGGGTCCGAAGGGGAGGAGCGTGCCCGCGAGGAGCGGTCCGCAACCGCGTGGAGCCGCTACCGGGCGACCGCCGACGCGGGTGCCGTGCCGCAGGTCGTCTTCTCCCGCCCCGAGGTCGCCTGGGTCGGGCTCACCGAGGCGGAGGCGCGTCGTCGCGGCCACGACGTCCGGACGGTCCGGTACGCGACCGGGTCGGTCGCCGGGGCGTACGTCGCCGCCGTGGGGTACGTCGGCACGGCTCAGCTCGTCCTGGACGACGCGGTCGGGACGGTGCTCGGGGCGACGTTCACCGGGCAGGACGCGGCCGAGCTGGTCCATGCGGCGACGATCGCGGTGACCGCCGCCGTGCCGATCGACCGGCTGTGGCACGCCGTTCCCGCCTACCCGACGGTCAGCGAGGTGTGGCTGCGCCTGCTCGAGGCCGCCGGCTGCTGA
- the nrdI gene encoding class Ib ribonucleoside-diphosphate reductase assembly flavoprotein NrdI, whose protein sequence is MRLTPIYYYSSSSGLVRTFAERLDRPVFNLAEREHRLSEVDGPWVLLTPSYKTGNDSNDTVPEGVRRFLVSENNRRRMVGVIGSGNRNFGRHYQMACRTIAKRSGRPVLFEFELSGTPWDVAECQQIMHDLDLALDAATTAP, encoded by the coding sequence ATGAGACTCACGCCGATCTACTACTACTCCAGCTCCAGCGGCCTGGTCCGCACGTTCGCCGAGCGTCTGGACCGCCCCGTGTTCAACCTCGCCGAGCGCGAGCACCGGCTGTCCGAGGTCGACGGTCCGTGGGTGCTCCTGACGCCGTCGTACAAGACCGGCAACGACAGCAACGACACGGTGCCCGAGGGTGTGCGCCGGTTCCTCGTCTCGGAGAACAACCGGCGACGCATGGTCGGCGTCATCGGCAGCGGCAACCGGAACTTCGGACGCCACTACCAGATGGCGTGCCGGACGATCGCGAAGCGCTCCGGCCGCCCGGTGCTGTTCGAGTTCGAGCTCTCGGGGACCCCGTGGGACGTCGCCGAGTGCCAGCAGATCATGCACGACCTCGACCTCGCGCTCGACGCCGCGACCACGGCACCCTGA
- a CDS encoding VOC family protein has translation MIGRIDEVVVDCAEPLALAEFWAAVLGGEARMRDADWCYVDPPGWTRLAFQRVPEGKSTKNRLHLDVEVDDITIAIAAAVALGAVAVGEQHHAIAGSFQVLLDPEGNEWCVVRAAAPSHHA, from the coding sequence GTGATCGGGCGGATCGACGAGGTCGTGGTGGACTGCGCAGAGCCGCTGGCGCTCGCCGAGTTCTGGGCGGCGGTGCTCGGCGGGGAGGCGCGCATGCGCGATGCCGACTGGTGCTACGTCGATCCTCCGGGTTGGACCCGGTTGGCGTTCCAGAGGGTTCCGGAGGGCAAGTCCACCAAGAACCGCCTGCACCTCGACGTCGAGGTCGACGACATCACGATCGCGATCGCCGCAGCCGTGGCCCTCGGAGCCGTCGCGGTCGGCGAGCAGCACCACGCCATCGCAGGGTCCTTCCAGGTTCTGCTCGACCCCGAGGGCAACGAGTGGTGCGTCGTCCGTGCGGCGGCGCCGTCGCATCATGCATGA
- a CDS encoding co-chaperone GroES — MLHDRLLVELDADASERRSAAGIVIPATAVVGKRLAWARVVALGQQVRQVALGDTVLFDPEDRSEVELSGSTYLLLREKDVHAVARPDATGEGTGLYL; from the coding sequence ATGCTCCACGACAGGCTCCTGGTCGAGCTCGACGCGGACGCCTCCGAACGGCGGTCGGCCGCCGGGATCGTCATTCCCGCCACGGCGGTCGTCGGGAAGAGGCTCGCGTGGGCGCGCGTCGTCGCCCTCGGCCAGCAGGTGCGTCAGGTGGCGCTCGGCGACACGGTGCTGTTCGACCCGGAGGACCGCTCCGAGGTGGAGCTCTCCGGCAGCACGTACCTGCTGCTGCGGGAGAAGGACGTGCACGCCGTCGCACGGCCTGACGCGACCGGCGAGGGAACCGGCCTGTACCTCTGA
- the bcp gene encoding thioredoxin-dependent thiol peroxidase — protein sequence MATRLAVGDTAPDFTLPTADGGSITLSDLRGQHVVVYFYPAAMTPGCTTQACDFRDSLASLQGAGYAVVGISPDPVGKLATFAERDALTFPLASDTDRSVLTAWGAYGEKSLYGKTVTGVIRSTVVVDPDGVVELAQYNVKATGHVAKLRRDLGID from the coding sequence ATGGCCACTCGACTCGCGGTCGGCGACACCGCACCTGACTTCACTCTTCCGACCGCGGACGGCGGCTCGATCACGCTCTCCGACCTCCGTGGTCAGCACGTCGTCGTGTACTTCTACCCTGCGGCGATGACACCGGGCTGCACGACCCAGGCCTGCGACTTCCGTGACTCCCTGGCGTCGCTCCAGGGCGCCGGGTACGCCGTCGTCGGCATCTCCCCCGACCCGGTCGGCAAGCTCGCGACCTTCGCCGAGCGCGACGCCCTGACGTTCCCGCTCGCCTCGGACACCGACCGGTCGGTGCTCACCGCCTGGGGCGCGTACGGGGAGAAGTCGCTGTACGGCAAGACGGTCACCGGGGTGATCCGGTCCACGGTCGTCGTGGACCCCGACGGGGTCGTCGAGCTCGCGCAGTACAACGTCAAGGCCACCGGGCACGTCGCGAAGCTCCGCCGCGACCTCGGGATCGACTGA